The DNA window ACTATCTGGTCCGACCAGCAGCAAGCCATGAGGGATCCCTCGTGTTCGCTTCAGCTCAGCAAAGGCACTCACGAGTTCTGGGATGTTGCGCCGAGCGGAGAGCTTGCCCACAAAAAGAATATACGGTCGGTCAGGGCCAAAATACCGCTCACGGGTCGACGCAATGATATCGCGGTCCAGAATCGGCCTAAACAATGGATCCACCCCCAAATAGATCACCCGAATCTTTTCCGGTGGAATCTTATAAAAACTCGCAATATCCCTCTTGGAAGATTCAGACACGGTAATGATCACATCCGCCCGTTGCGCACTGAACTGATAGAGCAGCCGGCTCTTCCACCGCTCAACGAGCGGGAAAGCCGAGGGCATCGCTTCATACGAGCCTAAATGCGTCAGTACAATTTTCCCCCGGCTGAGTATTGGCGCCACGTAACTCGGGCAAAAGAGCAGGCCGTGTTGTCGTTGAAGCTTTGCCAACACAATCTGTTCCCAATAGCCATGAGAAAACCTCGTCGGAACGATTCGATGCTCGATGGTGGGATATTTACCCAGATCGAGATCAATCGCTTCCGGTGTATAGACGACGATTCGAGAAAATGGATGCGACATCGCACCCCAATGAGACAACAAATACTCTATATATCGGCCAACGCCATATCGTTTCCCAACGAGGCGAAGTCCGTTGACCGCTAATTCCATACGCTCGTCACTCCCAAAAGAAATCCTAACAACTAACTGACGCCCGCCTCCCGTTGAAGGCAGCGCCTTGAAGTTGAGTCGCACTCCCTAAGGCTTCACCATACAGTTCAACCGTTTGGGCCGCCACTCGCTCCCAGGAAAATCGCTCCATCGCATAGGCTCGAAGCCGCTCAGGCTTGAATTGATCTCGGCGACACAGCATCGTTTCCATCGCCCGAGAAAGTTCATGCTCGTCCTCTGGCGACACAAGCATGCCAACGTCATCGGTCACGACATCCTCCGGCCCCCCGCATCGAGTCGCAATGACCGGAGTGCCGCACGCAAGCGCCTCCACTAACACCGCGCCGAAACTCTCACCACGGCTCGGCAGGACAAGAACCGCGCTTTCCCTCATATACCTGGCAACCTCGTGAGAGGTCTTGTAGCCCACGAACTTTACACACCCATCGAGAGCGAGTTCCTTGGCCAGCTGACGTAACTGCCGCTCTTGCCGGTTCGTGTTCCTGTAAAAGCTTCCTCCGACCAACACCAATTGAGCCTGCGGATTCACTTTTAACAGGTGGCTCATGGCTCGCAATAAAACATCGACGCCTTTATTGTGATTCAGAAACCCGACATAAAGAATTTGGTTCGGGTTAGGCCTGCTATTCGAAGACGGCCTGAACATCGCTCCATCTACGCCGACCGGAATCGTTTTGATATGTTCAGAAGTTCCTGTGAAGTACTCGATGCTTGCCTTCACGGAACGGCTGACGGCGATATGAAATGTACTATTCTGAACCGCCCAGATAGCCTGACGCCTGACCAGTCGAGAATTCTCCATACGATGAGGGCGCCACAACGCATGCTCGGTAATAACCACTGGAACGCCGTATCGCCGGCCTAACAACGCCGCAACCACTCCGTCCGGATAAGTAAAATGCGCATGAATAAGATCAAAAGGAAAAGCTTCACGAAGCTTCGCAACTTGCGACTTGATGGCCAGGTAATACATGGCCGCCTCTGTGCATTGAAACAGCATGCCTGGGCCAACCAAGAAACGCGGATGAAAAACCGACATGTTACTATCCGAGTCCGACATCTTCGGAATCTTCCGAAAGCGATGGTAGTACTCTGGAACCGGCAGTGGGGGCACATACGGCACAGGCGATATTACCGAAAAGTCGCATTGTGCTGCGCACTGATGCACAAGACGCTTCACCCAGAGCCCTAAACCGTCAAGGACATCATTCGGATAATTCCGAGACAGCACGAGGATCTTTGGCCTGCCAGCGTCTTGCATCGTTATCAATTCTCACTATGGTCATACGTCTGCAGGGAATGCCTCGTTACCCGAACGCCCATAGCCTGCAGTGCCCCGACAAGAAGAATTGCCATCGCAAAGAGAAGAACAAAGCTCGCCATTCTCTTTTCGAGGAACTGGTACACCGCCCCGTGCAGCACGATTAGAGCAAATCCGGCATAATTCCATCGTTGCCACCATTTCCATCGCTGAGGCCCAAGACGCTTCACCGCTGCATCGCGTGACAAGCTCAGCAAGAGACCCAGCACGAGGGCAACTCCCAGGCCAGTGTAGTTGGCCAACCCGAACAGATCGTATCGAAAGGGAATCAGGTGACTCTCTTCACGCGGATAGAGGAAGTAAATCCAGAACCGCCCGGCCATATGAACTTGCAAGCCCACCACCGTATGCACGAGCCCCACGATGCCGCCCCAAATACCGATGTCTCGGCGCAAGGACGTATTCACAGGGTTGGGACGCCCTCTCAGCACATTCAGGGGGCCTATGATGAGCGAGAGTCCGATCAGCGCCAATCCGACATAGGCCGTCGCCATGCTCAATCGAAAGGTGGAGTCTTTGGCGTCCACCGCAAAAAATACCGCGGCCGTCAGCACGCCGCTGATGGCCGCAATACCGAGCTGCTGCATCGCTCTCTTGTTCATGACGACCGTCCCCTTGCCATTCGGCCAACGATTTCGAGGTTCAGCGCAACGATGTCATGCACGACAACCGGACACCAGCAAGGCCCCGGTCGGGTAGACCAATTCCCCTCCGCGAGACAGCACCTCACGGCACGTCGCGTCAAATTCCTGCCGGACACGCGACCGAATCTCCGGAGAGGCGTCGGCAAGACGTTTTCTTGACAATGAAGAGAAGGTCGTTTGCAGATCCCAAAACTCTTCGGGCGTTTCCACGACCGTCTGCTGTCCGTGCCATTCCGAGCGAATGTCGTGGAACCCGGCGGCTCGAATCAATGCCGGCACTGATTGCTGCATACGCCCATGTTCATGTGTCCAGCCAGCTTCTTCGTTCCTTTGGGAAGCAGGGACATAGGCTTCGACCAATCCATCGAGAAACTCACAGGCCACGAGTTGCTTCCCCTGAAAGCGGCGCACAATCTGCGGCACGAGCTTTACCCGATGAACCAAGCCCACGCCGGAAAACCATGGCGCGCTGCTCCCGACCGCAACAACCAGCCGCCCCCCGGGACGGAGTACCCGATGCATTTCCTTTAACGCCGCATCGGGATGAGGGAAATGCCGCAGGGCAAACAGGGACAGCACTCTATCGAACGAACCGTCCGGGCAGTCCAACAACTCCGCATCCATTTTCCGAAACTCCACGCGATCCGCAACCCCTTGGTCTGCCGCGCTTCGCCTCGCGACCTCTAGCATACCGTCTGACAAGTCAATCCCGACCACCTTGCCAAAGGCACCCATCACCGCAGCCGCACGAAATGCGACAATTCCCGTTCCAGTACCGACGTCCAGGACGCAGTGATCCGACGCGAGTTCAGCGGATGCGACAAGGCGAGCCGCCATCGGAGCGGACAGCCGGCTTACCAGCCGGTCAAACTGCTGCGCAACCTGGTTGTAACTCGCCGCATCTTGGATTTTGAACTCAGCATGGCCGGAATTGATGGTGGTCATCGTAGATCTCTCTGCACGTGTGAGCCTAAATATCTTCGGCCAGCCGGATCACGCTGCGGTCCCGATGGCTTCGATACACCGCGTTCGCGATTTCCACCGCTCTGTAACCGGCCAGGCCATCCG is part of the Nitrospira sp. genome and encodes:
- a CDS encoding glycosyltransferase family 1 protein; translation: MELAVNGLRLVGKRYGVGRYIEYLLSHWGAMSHPFSRIVVYTPEAIDLDLGKYPTIEHRIVPTRFSHGYWEQIVLAKLQRQHGLLFCPSYVAPILSRGKIVLTHLGSYEAMPSAFPLVERWKSRLLYQFSAQRADVIITVSESSKRDIASFYKIPPEKIRVIYLGVDPLFRPILDRDIIASTRERYFGPDRPYILFVGKLSARRNIPELVSAFAELKRTRGIPHGLLLVGPDSVGHNVSRLAKQYGVEKDVIHQAFASHEDLVNIYNAAGLFIYPSSYEGFGIPVLEAMACGVPTITLQNSSFLEFAAGTAYLAPDGSKDELVKAMDAVLGSADLQAKMRQDGPRRAQDFGWASIARQTMDVLSRVGKS
- a CDS encoding glycosyltransferase is translated as MQDAGRPKILVLSRNYPNDVLDGLGLWVKRLVHQCAAQCDFSVISPVPYVPPLPVPEYYHRFRKIPKMSDSDSNMSVFHPRFLVGPGMLFQCTEAAMYYLAIKSQVAKLREAFPFDLIHAHFTYPDGVVAALLGRRYGVPVVITEHALWRPHRMENSRLVRRQAIWAVQNSTFHIAVSRSVKASIEYFTGTSEHIKTIPVGVDGAMFRPSSNSRPNPNQILYVGFLNHNKGVDVLLRAMSHLLKVNPQAQLVLVGGSFYRNTNRQERQLRQLAKELALDGCVKFVGYKTSHEVARYMRESAVLVLPSRGESFGAVLVEALACGTPVIATRCGGPEDVVTDDVGMLVSPEDEHELSRAMETMLCRRDQFKPERLRAYAMERFSWERVAAQTVELYGEALGSATQLQGAAFNGRRASVSC
- a CDS encoding methyltransferase domain-containing protein, which translates into the protein MTTINSGHAEFKIQDAASYNQVAQQFDRLVSRLSAPMAARLVASAELASDHCVLDVGTGTGIVAFRAAAVMGAFGKVVGIDLSDGMLEVARRSAADQGVADRVEFRKMDAELLDCPDGSFDRVLSLFALRHFPHPDAALKEMHRVLRPGGRLVVAVGSSAPWFSGVGLVHRVKLVPQIVRRFQGKQLVACEFLDGLVEAYVPASQRNEEAGWTHEHGRMQQSVPALIRAAGFHDIRSEWHGQQTVVETPEEFWDLQTTFSSLSRKRLADASPEIRSRVRQEFDATCREVLSRGGELVYPTGALLVSGCRA